One segment of Panicum virgatum strain AP13 chromosome 3K, P.virgatum_v5, whole genome shotgun sequence DNA contains the following:
- the LOC120700903 gene encoding protein SHOOT GRAVITROPISM 6-like — protein MISGSKAIPLFSTDSRQRMKGRLLALANSSDSAALFCLASLYFYYFLVSPAYLCLILNCFSLDEQEFNVDWQKAAATLLVAIGSHDPDLMMEEIFLHFSGPTSALPTLLQILADFASAEALQFTPRLKDVLLRVLPILGSVRDGQRPVFANAFKCWCQAAWQYLGDAPSELPFDSDVMSFMNSVFELLIKVWTGSRDLKVRSSSVEALGEMVDLVTRSQLKSALPRIIPTMLDLCRKDQEVAFVASHSLHNLLNASLLSESGPPLLDFEELTVILITLLPLVSVNNGKDEHYVSKGLKTYNELQHCFLVIGLAYPEDLCMFLLNKCKSKDEASIVGALSTIKHLLPRLLESWHTKQASLVEIVKSLLEHQSLGIRMALAELIVVMASHCYLSGQPAELAVEFLVRHSAITDDDLNDLGTLKNEYFQDKRFEMKVSLAGLSELRAVCEKGLLLLAITIPEMQLVLWPFILKLIIPKKYTGAVATVCKCITELCRHKLSHMNPLYTEFNASNDTPNPEDLFARLVVLMHNPLARGQLATQILTVLCYLGPLFPRNLSLFWQDEVPKMKAYISDPEDLKQDSTYQEIWDDMIINFLAESLDVVNDTEWVISLGDAFARQYDLYAISDEHSALLHRCLGMLLQKVDDRIYVSEKIDWMCRHSSMSIPINRLGLAQGIGLVRCLQ, from the exons ATGATCTCTGGATCGAAGGCCATTCCTCTGTTCTCAACTGATTCGAGGCAGAGGATGAAGGGGAGGCTCCTTGCCCTC GCAAACAGTAGTGACAGTGCTGCATTATTTTGTCTTGCTTCTTTATACTTCTATTATTTTCTTGTTTCACCTGCCTATCTTTGTTTAATTCTAAATTGTTTTTCTTTGGACGAACAGGAATTCAATGTTGATTGGCAAAAAGCAGCTGCTACTCTTCTTGTCGCCATAGGTTCACATGATCCAGACTTG atgatggaggaaatatttCTTCACTTCTCTGGACCAACTTCTGCTTTGCCCACCCTGTTACAGATACTTGCAGATTTTGCCTCAGCTGAAG CCTTGCAGTTTACCCCACGGTTAAAGGACGTGCTTTTGCGTGTTTTACCTATCCTAGGAAGTGTACGAGATGGCCAACGGCCTGTTTTTGCAAATG CATTCAAGTGTTGGTGCCAGGCTGCATGGCAGTACCTAGGAGATGCCCCCTCTGAGCTTCCTTTTGACTCTGATGTTAT GTCCTTCATGAATTCAGTATTTGAATTACTGATAAAAGTATGGACAGGTTCACGTGATctaaag GTGCGGTCATCCTCTGTGGAGGCTTTGGGAGAAATGGTTGACTTGGTCACTAGGTCACAGTTGAAATCAGCATTGCCAAGGATTATACCAACAATGCTGGATCT ATGCAGGAAAGATCAGGAAGTTGCTTTTGTTGCGTCTCACAGTCTTCACAACCTTCTTAATGCATCGTTATTGTCTGAAAGTGGCCCCCCTTTACTTGATTTTGAG GAGCTTACTGTTATCTTGATTACGCTTCTTCCATTAGTATCTGTCAATAATGGCAAAGATGAGCATTATGTTTCAAAGGGATTGAAG ACATACAATGAGCTCCAGCATTGCTTTTTGGTGATTGGTTTAGCATATCCCGAGGATCTTTGCATGTTCCTTTTAAAT AAATgcaagtcaaaagatgaagcatcTATTGTTGGGGCACTTAGCACAATAAAACACCTATTGCCCAG ATTATTGGAATCATGGCATACTAAACAAGCATCTCTGGTTGAAATCGTGAAATCACTTTTAGAGCACCAGAGCTTGGGCATACGTATGGCGCTAGCTGAG CTAATTGTTGTTATGGCTTCACACTGCTATTTGAGTGGGCAACCTGCTGAGCTGGCTGTTGAGTTCTTGGTGCGGCATAGTGCTATAACTGATGATGATCTAAATGATCTTGGCACTCTAAAAAATGAGTACTTCCAGGACAAAAGATTTGAG ATGAAAGTAAGTCTTGCTGGCTTATCAGAACTAAGAGCTGTATGTGAAAAGGGTCTACTTTTACTAGCAATCACCATTCCTGAAATGCAG CTTGTTCTGTGGCCATTCATCTTGAAATTAATAATTCCGAAGAAGTATACTGGTGCGGTAGCTACG GTCTGCAAATGCATAACTGAGTTGTGTAGGCACAAATTGTCGCACATGAACCCACTATATACTGAATTTAATGCATCAAACGATACCCCCAATCCTGAG gatttatttgctcgtttgGTTGTGCTTATGCATAATCCACTTGCTAGGGGCCAACTGGCCACCCAGATCCTGACG GTTCTGTGCTACCTGGGTCCACTTTTCCCCAGAAACCTTTCTTTATTTTGGCAAGATGAG GTCCCTAAGATGAAAGCTTACATCAGTGATCCTGAAGACCTTAAGCAAGATAGCACATACCAGGAAATATGGGATGACATGATAATAAAT TTTTTAGCAGAATCTTTGGATGTTGTGAATGATACTGAGTGGGTCATTTCCTTGGGTGATGCATTTGCAAGGCAGTATGATCTGTATGCTATATCTGACGAACATTCTGCTTTACTGCACAG ATGCTTAGGAATGCTTCTTCAGAAGGTTGACGATAGGATTTATGTCAGCGAGAAGATTGACTGGATGTGTAGACACTCAAGCATGTCTATTCCCATTAATCGCCTTGGACTTGCACAAGGCATCGGGCTGGTAAGGTGCCTTCAATGA